The DNA sequence GCAGGCGGCCGCGAAGCTGACCCGGGAGGTGGACGGCGTACCCCGGATCATCTCGGATCCTCCCCTGATCACGCCGCTCGCGGAGCTGCTGCCCGGCACGCAGGGCGACGAGGTGGCGCAGACCCTGCGGGGACTTGTCACCGAATACCAGACCACCCTGTCGTCGGAGCGGCGGCATCTGCTGAGCCGGTTCCGCGTGGTCGACATGGCGCGCAAGGTCGTGGGGGTCGGCAGCGTCGGTACCCGCTGCTGGATCATCCTGCTGCTCGGCCGCGACGACGACGACCCGCTGCTGCTCCAGGCCAAGGAGGCCGGCGACTCGGTCCTCGCCCCCCACTGCGGCGCCAGCACGTACGAGAACCAGGGCGAGCGGGTGGTCGCCGGGCAGCGGCTCATGCAGGCCGCCGGTGACATCTTCCTCGGCTGGCAGCACGTCACGGGCATCGACGGCCGCCAACGCGACTTCTACGTACGGCAGTTGCACGACTGGAAGGGCATCGCCCGCCCCGAGACGATGGACGCCCGGACCCTGGGCCTGTTCGCCCGCCTGTGCGGCGCCTCCCTGGCCCGCGCCCACGCCCGCTCCGGCGACCCGATCGCCATCGCCGCCTACCTCGGCCGCAGCGACACCTTCGACCGCGCCCTTGCCGACTTCGCCCACTCCTACGCCAACCAGAACGAACGCGACCACCAGGCCCTGACCGACGCGGTCAGCACGGGCCGCGTCACGGCACGGAGCGACGTGGCGGCGTGATAGCGCTGCTCACCCTCCGTGGGTGACGACGGGCATGCCCCAAGGGATCAGGCTCGGTGGTGGACGGCTGCGC is a window from the Streptomyces sp. NBC_00299 genome containing:
- a CDS encoding DUF2252 domain-containing protein; this encodes MASTTHRGPLSVMHDRPLTPAERAALGKEARARVRRSEHGVFAPDEKRPDPIDIIERQSAERVPELVPIRYGRMLESPFRFYRGAAAIMASDLGAGAHTGLYAQLCGDAHLLNFRLLGSAERNLVFDINDFDETLPGPFEWDVKRLAASLVIAGRANGFPAMECEAVVRAGVGSYRKRMREFAGLRTLDVWYARDDFDQIGVLLPERPGKQDRQRAVRAATKARTRTSVQAAAKLTREVDGVPRIISDPPLITPLAELLPGTQGDEVAQTLRGLVTEYQTTLSSERRHLLSRFRVVDMARKVVGVGSVGTRCWIILLLGRDDDDPLLLQAKEAGDSVLAPHCGASTYENQGERVVAGQRLMQAAGDIFLGWQHVTGIDGRQRDFYVRQLHDWKGIARPETMDARTLGLFARLCGASLARAHARSGDPIAIAAYLGRSDTFDRALADFAHSYANQNERDHQALTDAVSTGRVTARSDVAA